One genomic region from Argentina anserina chromosome 2, drPotAnse1.1, whole genome shotgun sequence encodes:
- the LOC126784201 gene encoding LOW QUALITY PROTEIN: uncharacterized protein LOC126784201 (The sequence of the model RefSeq protein was modified relative to this genomic sequence to represent the inferred CDS: inserted 9 bases in 6 codons; substituted 2 bases at 2 genomic stop codons), giving the protein MKDKPGLVGEYLVYVSTREDSGVPRTRAVLEKSGPFTGLGARRIGALCPRTSRTAPWPALPRTSSAAVYSTELSSGXTRRLTPRGVADFSPAVSPSGVWTAAASYGPKGWDGKVEELSTNIYVFSTQDGSGRVKVVELGGWPSWVDESTIYFHRGGEDQWWSIYRAILXREGPISTASVMVERITPPGLHAFTPATSPGNHEFIAVAXRRPNTIFRHVELFDLVWGEFKEVTRLVSPSTHHFNPFISPDSTRVGYHKCRGNSNGKKSPKLFLQNIHSSIPNLSVLRVDCTFPSFSPSGHRIAFTNLPGVYVVNRDGSNRQEVYPGNAFATSWDPVQHGLXYTGAGPXFALESTEVDIISINVDTLVVKRLSTNGKNNAFPSPSPDGKLIVFRSGRSGHKNLYIMDAEEGERIGLPRLTEGPWTDTMCNWTPDXDWIAFASDRESPGSGSFEFYVIHXNGTGLRKVIKSGRXWFSPDGKSLVFTSDYGAISAEPISNPHHYRPYGEIFTVKLDSSDVTRLTQNSFEDGTPVWVNSFIRPSDVEWPIDRASCSFGDLHCLSNFFSYGDVLPWLSSKPQRGA; this is encoded by the exons ATGAAAGACAAACCCGGCTTGGTCGGGGAGTATTTGGTTTATGTCTCTACTCGCGAAGACTCAGGCGTGCCCAGGACCAGGGCCGTTCTTGAGAAATCAGGGCCTT TTACCGGATTGGGGGCTCGCCGGATTGGGGCCTTGTGCCCGCGCACCAGCCGCACTGCCCCATGGCCGGCCCTGCCCAGGACGAGTTCAGCTGCGGTGTACTCCACTGAACTGAGCTCGGGTTAGACTCGGAGGCTGACTCCTCGCGGCGTTGCGGACTTCAGCCCGGCGGTGTCACCTTCCGGAGTTTGGACGGCGGCGGCGTCCTACGGACCAAAAGGCTGGGACGGCAAGGTCGAGGAGCTCAGTACCAACATCTACGTGTTCTCGACTCAGGACGGGTCTGGCCGAGTCAAGGTGGTCGAGCTTGGCGGCTGGCCGAGCTGGGTTGACGAGTCAACGATTTACTTTCACAGAGGAGGCGAGGATCAGTGGTGGAGTATTTATCGCGCGATTTT TCGAGAGGGGCCGATTTCCACGGCGTCAGTCATGGTGGAGCGAATCACGCCGCCGGGTCTACACGCTTTCACTCCCGCCACGTCACCGGGGAACCACGAATTCATCGCCGTGG ACAGAAGACCCAACACAATCTTCCGCCACGTGGAGCTGTTCGATTTGGTGTGGGGCGAGTTCAAGGAGGTGACTCGGCTGGTCTCGCCGAGTACCCACCACTTTAACCCGTTTATATCTCCGGATTCCACTCGGGTCGGGTACCACAAGTGCAGAGGCAACTCCAACGGTAAGAAAAGCCCGAAGCTTTTTCTTCAAAACATCCACAGCTCGATTCCGAACCTCTCGGTGCTCAGAGTTGACTGTACCTTCCCGTCTTTCTCACCCTCAGGTCATCGTATTGCCTTCACGAACTTACCGGGAGTCTACGTCGTCAACCGCGACGGTTCGAACCGGCAAGAAGTCTACCCTGGAAATGCTTTCGCGACCTCGTGGGACCCAGTTCAACATGGCCT ATACACCGGCGCCGGACCTTAGTTCGCGCTGGAAAGTACTGAAGTTGATATCATCTCCATCAACGTTGACACACTCGTCGTCAAGAGGTTGAGCACAAACGGGAAGAACAACGCCTTTCCTTCACCTTCGCCGGACGGGAAACTCATCGTGTTCCGGTCGGGTAGGTCTGGTCATAAGAATCTGTACATAATGGACGCCGAGGAAGGTGAGAGAATTGGGCTGCCGAGACTGACGGAGGGTCCATGGACGGACACGATGTGTAACTGGACACCGG GCGACTGGATCGCGTTCGCTTCCGACCGGGAGAGCCCCGGGAGTGGGAGCTTCGAGTTTTACGTGATCC CTAACGGAACAGGATTGAGAAAAGTGATCAAAAGCGGTCG GTGGTTCAGCCCGGATGGGAAGAGCTTGGTTTTCACTTCGGATTACGGGGCCATATCAGCTGAGCCTATTTCAAACCCGCATCATTACCGGCCCTACGGCGAGATTTTTACGGTGAAACTGGACAGCTCCGATGTGACGAGGTTGACGCAGAATTCGTTCGAGGATGGAACGCCGGTGTGGGTCAACAGCTTCATCAGGCCGTCGGATGTGGAGTGGCCAATTGATAGGGCTAGCTGCAGCTTTGGTGATTTGCATTGCCTCAGTAATTTTTTTAGCTATGGTGACGTTCTGCCTTGGCTCTCAAGTAAGCCTCAACGTGGTGCCTAG